A genomic window from Cydia strobilella chromosome 26, ilCydStro3.1, whole genome shotgun sequence includes:
- the LOC134753345 gene encoding tubulin beta chain-like: MREIVHVQAGQCGNQIGSKFWEIISDEHGVGPDGIYHGENPMQLERIDVYYNEASGGKYVPRAVLVDLEPGTMDSVRGGPYGQLFRPDNFVFGQSGAGNNWAKGHYTEGAELVDSVMDVIRKESENCDCLQGFQLTHSLGGGTGSGMGTLLLSKIREEFPDRIMSTFSVVPSPKVSEVVLEPYNATLSVHQLVENTDMTFCIDNEALYNICFRTLRLTSPSYGDLNHLISLTMSGITTCLRFPGQLNADLRKLAVNMVPFPRLHFFMPGFAPLTARNSFDYRAQNVAELMTQMFNPGNMMTACDPRHGRYLTVATMFRGRMSMREVDNQIMAIQNKNSSYFVEWIPNNLKVSVCDVPPRGLKMSATFVGNSTAIQEIFKRISEQFTAMFRRKAFLHWYTGEGMDEMEFTEAESNMNDLISEYQQYQEAPVDDEDAEFDEEDELEQEYPQERDREGVHVAL; the protein is encoded by the exons ATGCGTGAAATAGTGCATGTGCAGGCTGGGCAGTGTGGAAACCAGATAGGATCTAAG TTCTGGGAGATAATCTCCGACGAGCATGGAGTGGGCCCCGACGGCATCTATCATGGCGAGAATCCGATGCAGCTGGAGAGAATCGATGTCTACTACAATGAGGCGTCGGGCG GTAAATACGTACCGCGAGCCGTCTTGGTCGATCTCGAACCTGGGACCATGGACTCCGTGAGGGGCGGACCCTACGGACAGCTCTTCAGGCCGGACAACTTCGTGTTCGGACAGAGCGGGGCTG GCAACAACTGGGCTAAGGGTCACTACACAGAGGGCGCTGAGCTCGTCGACTCCGTGATGGATGTCATCCGCAAGGAGTCAGAAAACTGCGACTGCCTTCAAG GTTTCCAGCTGACACACTCTCTCGGCGGCGGCACAGGGTCTGGCATGGGCACGTTGCTGCTGAGCAAGATCCGTGAGGAGTTCCCCGACAGAATCATGAGCACATTCAGCGTCGTGCCTTCGCCTAAA GTGAGCGAAGTAGTGCTAGAACCTTACAATGCGACGCTCTCCGTGCACCAGCTCGTCGAGAACACAGACATGACCTTCTGTATAGACAACGAGGCTCTCTACAACATCTGCTTCAGGACACTCCGGCTCACCAGCCCCAGTTACGGTGACCTCAACCATCTCATCTCG TTAACAATGTCCGGCATAACAACGTGCCTGCGTTTCCCCGGACAGCTGAACGCGGACCTGCGCAAGCTCGCCGTCAACATGGTGCCGTTCCCCAGGCTACACTTCTTCATGCCCG GTTTCGCGCCCCTCACAGCCAGGAATTCCTTTGATTACCGCGCTCAAAACGTAGCTGAACTTATGACCCAA ATGTTCAACCCGGGCAACATGATGACGGCGTGCGACCCCCGCCACGGGCGGTACCTCACCGTCGCCACCATGTTCAGGGGCCGCATGAGCATGAGGGAGGTGGACAATCAGATAATGGCCATACAGAACAAGAATTCCAG CTACTTTGTGGAATGGATCCCCAACAACCTGAAGGTGTCGGTCTGCGACGTGCCGCCTCGGGGCCTGAAGATGTCGGCCACCTTCGTGGGGAACTCCACCGCCATCCAGGAGATATTCAAACGCATATCGGAGCAGTTCACCGCCATGTTTAGACGCAAG GCTTTCCTCCACTGGTACACGGGAGAGGGCATGGACGAGATGGAGTTCACGGAGGCCGAGAGCAACATGAACGACCTCATCTCCGAGTACCAGCAGTACCAG